The stretch of DNA CGAACGATCCAAGAATTCATCAAAATCCAGGAAGAAATCCAGAAATTGATGGGGAAAACCAAAAAGTTTGTTTTTTTATGAAACAGGTGAAAATTTCAGTGAACTTTATTTCACTTATAATGCACGTAGAGTAGTAACTTGGGACTCTAGATTCAAATTGCGGGAGACCACTTGTTCCACCATTGGGTTGTTTATCATTGTATTAACATAAAATCTTGGTTTCTAATGAGACTGTATTTTGTGTTCTTTCTGATACTTCTTTGCTTTTGTAGTCAGTTCCGACGTTATTGAGAGATGTTCCATCATTGCTTGCGTTGTAGGATTCGTGTTTTGTGACATGGGTTCCTTCCGATATGATCTGAGTCTCCAATTCAGTTGGAATACGTTAATAGCCGCATTTGGAAGTTGACATTTAGTTGATTTGGAATTCAAATTTTTACCACTAATCATCTTAAATTGTTCGTATAATTTATATTCATGGACTTTCTCAATCCTAAACaatttcttttcagataaaactaAAGGGTCTAACCAACGTATTTCAAATCCTTTAACTAAGCGAGCGATTCGATTAAATTCATTCTTTCAAGCCTATTTCTCAAATGAAATCCTTTGATTGAAACGTAACTTCACGTTTTCGTAGACACCTCTAATTTTCTAAGGTTACTAACATaaactattatttttcaacGAGGTTAACTTCTTGTTAAAATTCTAGAATTCGCTCTCAAATAGCACACACTAAGAATAGTGGTGTTTTGCTaagtttttattataaaaaatatgtatttaaaaacaaaaatcagAAAATATGTCTTTCGAAATTCAGATTTTTTTCAGAACttgaaaaaaaaactatttttctattatatataaacataaaaaatgaAGTTGGCACAGAATGTTCAATATCACTGGAATGAAATCATGAACAACAGaagttttaatttattttaattctaTAATAGTATTCTAAATAAATATGATGAAATAACCACAAGTTTGAATGCATTTCATCTTAAATTCAAATCTCAGGAAAAATAAACACGATCCATCAAGATGGTAGCCTCTTCCATAATAGGAACCAAGCAATGTTTGGACGATTGAAATTTAGATTATTCAAATTGCGCTCATATTTAAAGATTCTTAAACTGAACAGAAAGATTTTCATCACCATCTATCTTTCCAAAATTCAAAGAAAGGTGAACTTAACCTCCACCAGAGCCATATTTCTTACCCAATACGACCATTTGAAGTTTGTCGTATCCAGCAAGAACACCAGCACCAGCGACAGCACGAAGAATGTTGGCACCCGCACCTTTGAACAAAGATTTGGCACCTTCATTCTTGAGGATTTGGGCAAATGCATCCATCGAGCTCTTGTACTTCACAGCTTCACCAGACGTCATCATCATTCTTCTACGGACGGTATCAATTGGGTAAGAGGCAAGACCGGCACCATTAGTGATGAGCCAACCAAGGGCAAAGCTAGCAAAGAAACTATCCTGTAATCATGAACAGGTAAATCTTAGTTGCTGACATCTAGGTTCCACAAAGTATTTGGTCTATGTGTTACATCGAAAATGCATCCTTAGTTGCATTAAGTTGCAGAAAATTGGATTTTGATAATATCAAGTATTTGTACTGAATTGAAAAAAAGGAAACAAAACTTGACACCAAATCACAGCCTTATACGCTATCAATAAAATTTCATACCTCGAATTTctatatgttttataaataaataattgaaataatGCAATCCAATTAATTGCGAAGACGATGCATAGAAAAAGAATTATTGTCGAGATACTAACCTGTAGCGATCCAGTAAGGACCACAGGTTTCAAAGAGTCATACATTCCGAAGTATAAACCACGGTACACAATAATACCAACACATGAGATGTTGAATCCACGGTAAAGACCAGCAACACCATCAGATTTCAAGGTCTTTCTATAGACATCCACCAAACCGTTGAATTGCCTCTCACCTCCTCCCTTCTTTGCTGCCTTGGCATCATTAGCAAGACGTGTACGAGCATAATCCAAGGAATAAACAAAGAGCAACGAAGAAGCACCAGCTGCACCACCTGATGCAAGGTTTCCAGCGAACCATTTCCAGTAGCCATCGCGGTCCTTCTTGAAGTTGAAGAGTCTCTTGAAATAGTCCTTGAATGCAAAGTTCAGAGCCTGTAATACATCCGGATGACATTTAGTAAAGTTTGCTAATAGAAAACAGAAAAGGGATGCATATATACAATGATCAAATATACTCATAAATCAGGTGAACCTGAGTGGGGAAGTAACGAATGACATTAGCAGTGTTTCCTCTCCACAATGACCCAAATCCCTCATCTCGAATGGTTCTCTTGAAGCATTCTCCAATTCCTTTGTACGGTTCTGAGAGCCTTCCAGATTTAATCATTTCATCTTGATTCTGAATCAAAAGCTTCACACGTTCAATAGGGGCAGCAGCAGTTTTTGACACAGCAGCTGAAACACCACCCATAAGAAAGTCGATCGCAAAGCTGGCAAGGCCTTTCTCAGCGGGAGCTTGAACAAAAACTGGTGAAGcatgagccgaaatcaaggaTAGATCCTGAGTGGCTTTACAAGTCATTGGATTCCATAATCCTGTATGATTTCCATACGCAAATCGTCTCTGATATGTAGGCCTCTGGAAGCTACCATAGCGAGTTTGAACACCTTGTGACAGACTGGAACTCATGTGCAGCTGATTAGCCAACTTCTGGGCAATGGTAGGGAGCTGGTCCTGATCTACCATTTTAACTTTAGAAAGAATTCCTGCAGACTAAAAATAAGtggtcaaaacaaaccaagataAAAACAATAGATAAGAACTAGTAGCATGTCATTTGCAAGGACATTTAAATTGTTAACAGTAACACGATATAGCACAAACGTCAGATAACGCCTCCAACTCAAATTTCCAGAAAAAGAATGCACTACCCAGAATACTGATCAACTATGTCTCTTCAACCACATTTACAGATATGGTATGCCCCTCTcagtattttaaaataaactgatGATTCATATTCAGCGAGTTAACAATCTGATAGTGGTAACACAATATCTTCACTTGCAATATGGACGTTAAATGAAATTATGAAAGTACATAGGTTACAGCATGTAAAACTTAGTGTACTGATCAATCCCAAACATATGAAGCAACATAATCAATGGTATCGGCCATAACTCATATCGACCTACGCATCACAAAGGAAAACATCCAATCAATTTACCAATATCAAGTCACTGAACATATCACTTTCTCTGGGATAAAGTAAATACTAAGGCATGCCTTTCCGAAGCCTAGCTGAAGTTTAACAAAAAGAACAATGCATATCTGGACAATTCACGCAGATTTAAAAGAACACTACCCTGGTAAAATTTACACACGAAGGTAATCAGGCACGGACTGCCTACTTAAGAAAAGCACAGAATTTCAGTACCAGTTAACAATTTCTTTGCATTTCAATGAGATAACATAAACACACAATTAAAAGCTCTTTATCTTAAATCCAAAGTATTACAGTGGACCACCCATAAATGAAGCAGTGAGTGCTTTGCATTTCAATGAGATAACATAAACACAAATTGAAAGATCTTTATCTTAAATCCACAGTACTACAATAGACCACCCATAAATAAAGCAGGGAGGACTCGTAAAATCAAAAGTAACCAGACAAGAGGGCGAGCATAATCACTGCAGCTTACAAACTTTAACATGAGGAACGAAAAGCAGAGCCCAAATTACATTACAAACAATATGATCAAAATAAACAAAAGTAACACAAATAAATACAAAAGCATAGCCAGAATACACAGATTGCCCAGTACACACAACCAAAGAGCCAGAAACAATGGTTAACAATAAATGACAAGCATATCAGAGGTACAAAAATACTTCCCACTCCCAAAAATATGATTAACCTTGCGTCAAATTCAA from Primulina eburnea isolate SZY01 chromosome 6, ASM2296580v1, whole genome shotgun sequence encodes:
- the LOC140834149 gene encoding ADP,ATP carrier protein, mitochondrial-like, with product MVDQDQLPTIAQKLANQLHMSSSLSQGVQTRYGSFQRPTYQRRFAYGNHTGLWNPMTCKATQDLSLISAHASPVFVQAPAEKGLASFAIDFLMGGVSAAVSKTAAAPIERVKLLIQNQDEMIKSGRLSEPYKGIGECFKRTIRDEGFGSLWRGNTANVIRYFPTQALNFAFKDYFKRLFNFKKDRDGYWKWFAGNLASGGAAGASSLLFVYSLDYARTRLANDAKAAKKGGGERQFNGLVDVYRKTLKSDGVAGLYRGFNISCVGIIVYRGLYFGMYDSLKPVVLTGSLQDSFFASFALGWLITNGAGLASYPIDTVRRRMMMTSGEAVKYKSSMDAFAQILKNEGAKSLFKGAGANILRAVAGAGVLAGYDKLQMVVLGKKYGSGGG